A region from the Hypomesus transpacificus isolate Combined female chromosome 11, fHypTra1, whole genome shotgun sequence genome encodes:
- the npas4l gene encoding neuronal PAS domain-containing protein 4-like: MTICCESCTSPSSAQCGSPASSHPRAMETRQTSCKRFRSTKGASKARRDQINVEIRSMRALLPLPQEEVDRLSYLHSMSLICAFLRKTLLLQGLSAGQGRECGLPCEAFLNALPGFILVLRADSRLLYVSENVCDYLGYSMVDVLQGDSFYDMVEHPDLEAVRSHLEMDPTSSTERSFMCRMHTSKSFRLQHGSCSLLVRGRYHPLPPCSQPGSPDQRVFTALCTPTADHQGSSAASRSHNCFTSSHRPDMTFTQLSDSVLFHLGCSAEEMIGRSWYSFLHPDDLSLGASSHKNLMQADEGSQVEMVLRLQSRELSWNWLYICATRDTGGQGMSCTNYTVSETEAAYLRQKIHSDTYCPSPTPQLPLAQGNCPGRGSKRQRGPSCEDLQPRAKAARASDPDVYYMTCSSSDSVSPTSTSDTHALFCTPPYSPTSSQSPPQQEDTSSDFLLEVYGYTVQLLPSPDSSPPYYPHPDPHPAHMPLPLGLEQAYDQGVYSLAGPHSPESCPSPSCDYPDCTADAHLVPDCLSVSDSENCADCSLHPEDPPLPVQPPEGAGFFPAQHVPQAVSPDLSPSSTSSCQYSQREQEDISILAQQISCLASSFDRYHTLRPAGPPSQLPSAPTLPSACDWIPHPPPVLPPLKPQLVLDEGVFDSILNDLDMVPDKEVMPPCFSHQAGPRCGLEVSQNRPLDVGSLQQTPDGSLSSLVESLDQLSPAFSPLDTLTLPAPCHHQHSELHQLNHYLHTSLRQGHQDGLVEESMY, encoded by the exons ATGACTATTTGTTGTGAATCCTGCACGAGTCCTTCGAGCGCCCAGTGTGGTTCTCCCGCTTCGTCGCATCCTCGCGCTATGGAGACCCGCCAAACAAGCTGCAAAAGATTCAG GTCCACCAAGGGGGCGTCCAAAGCCAGGCGAGACCAGATCAACGTGGAGATCCGCAGCATGAGAGCCCTGCTGCCCCTGCcccaggaggaggtggacaggCTGTCCTACCTCCACTCCATGTCCCTCATCTGTGCCTTCCTCAGgaagaccctcctcctccagg GGCTGTCGGCTGGACAGGGACGTGAGTGTGGCCTGCCTTGCGAGGCCTTCCTGAACGCTCTGCCTGGCttcatcctggtcctcagggcagaCAGCAGGCTGCTGTATGTgtctgagaatgtgtgtgattACCTGGGATACTCCATG GTGGATGTTCTCCAGGGAGACTCTTTCTATGACATGGTGGAACATCCCGACCTCGAAGCCGTGAGATCTCACCTGGAGATGGACCCTACCTCATCCACAG AGAGAAGCTTCATGTGCCGCATGCACACCTCCAAGTCCTTCAGGCTGCAGCATGGCAGCTGTTCCCTGCTGGTGAGGGGGCGCtaccaccccctgcccccctgttcCCAGCCGGGCTCTCCAGACCAGCGCGTGTTCACAGCCCTCTGCACCCCCACAGCTGACCACCAGGGGAGCAGTGCTGCCTCTCGCTCCCACAACTGCTTTACCAGCAGCCACAGACCAGACATGACCTTCACGCAGCTGTCTGACAG TGTGCTGTTCCACTTGGGCTGCTCTGCAGAGGAGATGATTGGTCGGTCCTGGTACAGCTTCCTCCACCCAGACGACCTCTCCTTGGGCGCCAGCTCCCACAAGAATCTAA TGCAGGCAGACGAGGGATCTCAGGTGGAGATGGTACTGAGACTGCAGAGCAGAGAGCTCAGCTGGAACTGGCTCTACATCTGTGCCACCAGGGACACTGGAGGCCAAGGGATGAGCTGCACAAACTACACCGTCAG TGAAACTGAAGCGGCATACCTCAGGCAGAAAATCCACAGTGACACCTActgcccctctcccaccccccagcTGCCCCTGGCCCAGGGGAACTGCCCCGGGAGGGGTTCCAAGAGGCAGAGGGGTCCCAGCTGTGAAGACCTCCAGCCCAGGGCCAAGGCGGCGCGTGCGTCGGACCCAGATGTCTATTACATGACGTGTTCCTCCTCGGACAGTgtctctcccacctccaccaGCGACACACACGCCCTGTTCTGCACCCCTCCCTACAGCCCCACCTCCTCCCAATCCCCTCCGCAGCAGGAAGACACTAGCTCGGACTTCCTGTTGGAGGTGTACGGCTACACTGTGCAGCTGCTGCCCTCTCCTGACAGCTCTCCTCCGTACTAcccccacccagacccccaccctgcccacaTGCCCCTCCCGCTTGGCCTGGAGCAGGCTTACGACCAGGGGGTCTACTCCCTGGCTGGTCCCCACTCTCCAGAGTCCTGCCCGTCTCCCAGCTGTGATTACCCAGACTGCACTGCTGACGCTCACCTGgtgcctgactgcctgtctgtgtctgacagTGAGAACTGTGCAGACTGTTCCCTCCACCCTgaagacccccccctccctgtgcagCCACCAGAGGGCGCCGGCTTCTTCCCAGCTCAGCACGTTCCCCAGGCTGTGAGCCCCGACCTCTCACCCAGCTCCACCTCTTCCTGCCAGTACagccagagagagcaggaggacatCAGCATCCTGGCTCAGCAGATCTCCTGCCTGGCCAGCAGCTTCGACAGGTACCACACCCTGCGCCCAGCTGGGCCCCCCAGCCAgctcccctcagcccccaccctgccctcaGCGTGTGACTGGATACcacaccctcctcctgtccttccaCCTCTCAAACCTCAACTAGTCCTGGACGAAGGCGTATTCGACAGCATCCTGAACGATCTGGACATGGTTCCAGACAAGGAGGTCATGCCTCCCTGCTTCAGCCACCAGGCGGGGCCACGCTGTGGGCTGGAGGTATCCCAGAACAGACCCCTGGACGTGGGCTCGCTGCAGCAGACTCCTGACGGGTCTCTTTCCTCCCTGGTGGAAAGTCTGGATCAGTTGAGCCCAGCCTTCAGCCCCCTGGACACCCTCACCCTGCCTGCACCATGCCACCATCAACACTCTGAGTTGCATCAACTCAACCATTACCTGCACACCAGCCTCCGGCAAGGTCACCAAG ATGGGCTTGTTGAAGAATCCATGTACTGA